The Candidatus Rickettsiella isopodorum genome contains a region encoding:
- a CDS encoding DUF6475 domain-containing protein: MITQDQEKFTQGLMVLAEVYNRKLSSLLLHTYWNCLKKYSFLVFESTLWDFLKNPDYAKRNFPSPADWIRAIEGDTESKSLAAWIEVITTIRQVGHYESVIFADPLIHGVIRDMGGWIFLCQQPERELIFLQKEFERRYRNNYALKKLAIVPQYLTGQIEHQNKLNGFTEYIPRPRDIKQILNSNHLNTKEEK, from the coding sequence ATGATCACGCAGGACCAGGAGAAATTTACTCAAGGATTAATGGTCCTAGCTGAAGTGTATAATCGCAAACTTTCTTCGTTATTGTTACATACCTATTGGAATTGTTTAAAAAAATATTCTTTCCTCGTGTTTGAATCAACTTTATGGGATTTTTTAAAAAATCCAGACTATGCCAAAAGAAATTTTCCAAGTCCTGCCGATTGGATAAGAGCAATAGAAGGTGATACAGAAAGCAAAAGTTTAGCGGCTTGGATAGAAGTTATTACTACCATTCGTCAAGTGGGTCATTACGAGAGTGTGATATTCGCCGATCCATTGATTCACGGTGTGATTAGAGATATGGGTGGATGGATTTTTTTATGTCAACAACCAGAACGAGAGTTGATTTTTTTACAAAAAGAATTTGAACGTCGTTATCGAAATAATTATGCGTTAAAAAAATTGGCAATAGTACCGCAGTATTTAACTGGACAAATTGAACATCAAAATAAATTAAATGGTTTTACTGAATATATTCCTAGACCTAGGGATATAAAGCAAATCTTAAATTCTAATCATTTAAACACTAAGGAGGAAAAATAA